The stretch of DNA GTCGGGCACCCGCCGCTTGTGCACCGTGAGGGCGATCAGGGCGTAGACCAGCGCGCTGGCCGCGGCCATCGGCACCATCACCAGACGCGCGGTCCCGTCGAGCATGACGACGTGCAGGACGGCGAACAGCGCGAAGATCCCGCCGAGGCCCGCCGCCAGGGTCGGCACGGCGGCGGCGACGGCCGCGTCGTAGGTCTGGTCCTGCGTCGGCGACACGGTGAACCTGTCGACACCCGGCATGGGCACCTTGACACCGTACGGGCGCCGCGGCCTGCGCGGGAGAGGCTTCGGGCGACCCACTGTGACGACCTCACCGCTTCCGCTCGGACCCGTTGTCCGCAGGGTAGGGATCATCGGCGGCGTCGCGGGAGGTCGGCGCGCGGTTTGCCCCGGTATCGGTTACCCGTCCGGCCCAGCAGCGCCCGCCGCCCGGTGCCCTTGCCGAGCGATCCGCGCTGGCACGATGGGGCCGATGGTCGACGAGGAGGGTGGCGCCGCCGGCTGGCAGCACTCGGCCTCGTCGGCGCCGAGCCGGTCGGCCGCGCGGTGGAGGGCGAGCGCGAGCTGCCCGGGACGGCGATGCAGCACCGGCTCGACCCGGATGCCCAAGGCGTGCCGGGCTGGGCCGTCGACGCGGTCGTCGCGAGCCTGCGCGCGCTGGCGGCGGTGCCCGGCAGCGATGCGATGCGGGTGCTGCCCGTCGTGAGTGAGAACGCCGCCTTCCGTACGCCGGGGGACTCGTTCACCGAGGCGCTGCTCCGGCTCGTGAGACGTCGGGTCGCGACAGCCGGCGCCGCGCTGCACAAGGCCCTCCCCGACCTCGACCGGCGGCTGGTCGCCGTCGGCGAGCGGCTGTCCGCCGTCGAGCCGGTGCCGGACACCGTGGTGCACGGTGACCTGTTCGGGGCCAACATTCACCTCGACTCGGACGGGAAGCCGGTCGCAGTGCTCGATTTCCGGTTCATGACCACCGCGGGGGATCCGCGGTTCGACGCGGGCGTCACCGCGTCGATCTTCGACATGTACGGCGCGCACGCCCAACAGATCACCACCCGGCTGACGGCCGAGCTCGCGGACCGGCTGGGGCACGACCCGGACGTGCTGGTGGTCTACCGCGCTGCGTACGCCGTGGTGACCTGCACGCTTTTCGGCTCCGACGAGCACGACGGCCACTTCGCCTGGTGCGTGCGGCAGCTGCGGGCGCCGGACATCAGCCGGGTCCTCGGACTGGCCCGCTGACCCGGCCGGCTCAGACCAGCTCGGCCAAGAGCTGGAGGGTGCTGGCCTCCATGTCAGCCTTGGTCACCCCAAGTCCGGTCAGGACCTGGGCGCCCGGCTCGTCACCCACCTCGAGCAGGGCGAGCAGCAGGTGCTCGGTGCCGACGTAGGTGTGGCCCAGCCGCAGCGACTCGCGGACGCTGAGCTCGAGCACCTTGCCGAGTCCTGGCGAGAACGGCGCGTGCTGGCGGCCGGCTTTGGCGGCTGTCGGCAGGGCCTCGAT from Actinomycetes bacterium encodes:
- a CDS encoding phosphotransferase, which translates into the protein MPLPSDPRWHDGADGRRGGWRRRLAALGLVGAEPVGRAVEGERELPGTAMQHRLDPDAQGVPGWAVDAVVASLRALAAVPGSDAMRVLPVVSENAAFRTPGDSFTEALLRLVRRRVATAGAALHKALPDLDRRLVAVGERLSAVEPVPDTVVHGDLFGANIHLDSDGKPVAVLDFRFMTTAGDPRFDAGVTASIFDMYGAHAQQITTRLTAELADRLGHDPDVLVVYRAAYAVVTCTLFGSDEHDGHFAWCVRQLRAPDISRVLGLAR